The proteins below are encoded in one region of Hordeum vulgare subsp. vulgare chromosome 3H, MorexV3_pseudomolecules_assembly, whole genome shotgun sequence:
- the LOC123445493 gene encoding glutathione transferase GST 23-like produces the protein MSSEPVRLIGAFGSPVVHRAELALRLKGVPYELIEEDLNNKSELLLTHNPVHKTVPVLLHGHRSIPDSLVIVEYIDEAFPGGPPLLPVDPLARANARFWARFLEEKFKKPLWIALWTDGEAQAASAKETKANLTLLEAQLPEGKRFFGGDAIGFLDIAVGGALAHWMGVVEEMAGVRLLTEEDHPTLCRWASAYRTNETVRQCLPDRDRVLAALAARKDLYVSIAKAMAAEK, from the exons ATGTCGTCGGAGCCGGTGAGGCTCATCGGCGCCTTCGGCAGCCCGGTCGTGCACCGCGCGGAGCTGGCCCTGCGCCTCAAGGGCGTCCCCTACGAGCTCATCGAGGAGGACCTCAACAACAAGAGCGAGCTGCTGCTCACGCACAACCCCGTCCACAAGACCGTCCCCGTGCTCCTCCACGGCCACCGCTCCATCCCGGACTCGCTCGTCATCGTCGAGTACATCGACGAGGCCTTCCCCGGCGGCCCGCCGCTCCTTCCCGTAGACCCCCTCGCCCGCGCCAACGCCCGCTTCTGGGCAAGATTCCTAGAAGAGAAG TTCAAGAAGCCTCTGTGGATCGCGCTGTGGACGGACGGCGAGGCGCAGGCGGCGTCGGCGAAGGAGACGAAGGCGAACCTGACGCTGCTGGAGGCGCAGCTGCCGGAGGGGAAGAGGTTCTTCGGCGGCGACGCCATCGGCTTCCTCGACATCGCCGTCGGCGGGGCGCTCGCGCACTGGATGGGGGTGGTCGAGGAGATGGCCGGCGTGCGGCTGCTCACCGAGGAGGACCACCCGACGCTGTGCCGCTGGGCGAGTGCGTACAGGACCAACGAGACCGTGCGGCAGTGCCTCCCCGACAGGGACCGCGTGCTCGCCGCCTTGGCTGCGAGGAAGGACCTCTACGTCTCCATTGCCAAGGCCATGGCTGCAGAGAAGTAG